In the genome of Arachis hypogaea cultivar Tifrunner chromosome 9, arahy.Tifrunner.gnm2.J5K5, whole genome shotgun sequence, the window CCTCTTTAGCTTTGACTCCTCCGAGCTATATGGTGTGAACCTTCTTTCCTTTTCCTCTCaagtttaggctttcattgtagcattttcttgtCAGTTTTTGGTCTCCCCTGATGGTTGCTATTCCCTCTGgcgttgggaatttcatgcaaaggtggggggTGGACATCACTGCTCCGAGCCGATTTAGGGTTGTCCTGCCTATTAAATCATTATAGGCCAAACCCACATCGACGACTATGAAGTcgatgctcagagttttggattttatTTCGTTTCTGAAAGTCGTGTATAGGGGTATGAATCCTAATGGCTTTATTGGCGTATCCCCCAACCCATACAGAGTATCGGGGTAAGCTCTTAACTCCTTTTCATCCAAtctcagcttatcaaatgccggTTTGAACAGGATGTCGGTTGAGCTTTTCTGATCCACCAGGGTTCTATGAAGATGGGCATTGGCAAGGATCATGGTTATCACAACTGGATCATCATGTCCAAGATTGATACATTGCTCATCTTCTTTAGTAAAAGAGATGGTTGGGAGGTCGGGCGCTTCGcccccgacctggtagacttccTTCAGGTGCCTCTTGCGAGATGACTTTGTGAGACCGCCTCCACCGAATCCTCCCGATATCATATGTATAAGTTTTTTCAGGGtctgtggtggtgggtctcttcggtCCTCGTTATCTCGCTTTCTTTTGTCATGAtggtccgacctttctatgagatatctgtccagccgaccttctctggccaacttttctatcacattttttaggTCATAACAATCATTTGTTGAGTAACCATAtagcttatggtactcacagtagtcttTCCGTATGACAAATTTTCCTGTAGACATCAACTAGAAAAACtcgtagaggagtataagagtggtaTCTCCTAGGCCTCTCAGGGCCgacctcttcttttttcttgggctctctctctttttcttttgacgAGTGAGAGTGCCCAGGTCGCCAATTTGGCTCTCGCAGcctggcattttcctccatgttgatgtacttatcagctctttcctgtacatcactcaGGGAGGTTGGATGCCTTTTCGAGATGGACTGGGAGAAGGGGCCTTCTCAGAGTCCATTTACTAGGCCCATAATCACTGCCTtcgtgggcaggtcttgaatttctaggcatgctttgttgaacatTTCCATGTAATCCCTCaaaggttctccgacctcctgttttactccTAGGAGGCTTGGTGCGTGCTTCACCTTATCCTTTTGGATAGAAAATCGTAAAAGAAATTTACGCGAGAAGTCATCGAAGCTAGTGACCGACATGGGAGGGagactatcgaaccacttcatcgctgccttTGTCAAGGTCGTCGGGAAACCCTTGCAACGAGTAGCATCATAGGCGTcggctaggtacatccgacttttgaaattgttCAGGTGATGCTTTGGGTTAGTggttccgtcgtagaggtccatatcagggcttttgaagtttcttggaacttttgccctcattatatcCTCACTGAACAGGTCTTGTCCCCCCAAGGAAGAGTCTTCTCGATCATTGCGAGAGTTCTGACTTCGAAGAGCGGATTCTAGTCTCAGAAGCTTTTCTTCTAGTTCCTTTCGTCGCTTGATCTCACTTCTCAAATTCCTCTCTGCTTCTCGCTGTCGTTCTAGCTCTTGCTCTAGCTGCTCTAGACGCCCTTGGCGGCCGTGGAATAATCCCATGAAGTCAGCTGCATGGGGCTGTCCTTCCTTTCCTGATCCGCGCCCTTCATAGGAGTTTACCTTCGTGTCTTTTACCCCTGAAGTGCCTTCTTTATACTGGTTAGTCACCCCTTGATGAGTGATTATATCCATGTCGTCGTTTCTAATATCCTGATTCTCTTGCTCGGAATCAGACACTGTGTTGTCATCTTCGTGCAAGTCATCCgtcatcactggttgatctctcaggtccccggcaatggcgccaatgttacgatgggtaaccggagattaatgggctggacttGTTAGGATGACCCGAATGTCTGAAGGGGGTAGCCTCCGACTTTGTGTGCATCCAAGAGTCGCCGTCCGTCTTGTGTGTATGAAGGAAtgtggtggtacctacaaagacacttcgatgcctaagtcagcaaggggttaagcaggtttaaagagtattggaacttagagatacctgaggggcgtcagtgtatttatagtagtgaacCAATAATCACTGTTGaaatagttccaccttttaagatggataaccatccctttatcttagggaagttgagatatggctcctgaaagtgggttgagagattttaggggcagttatttatttaaataagtgttatctgccaactTATCTTTCGATTCCAACTTCCTTGGGGTAGAGTCTGCGTTGAATTCGACCTCTTCCGAAGAGGTCGGTGGGAGGTGAAAGCCAATCCATGGATGGAGCCTTTTAATATATTTGGATCTGGGCCTAGTGTTGGACTTGGGTATGAACACTTTTATTATTCCCATATTCATCTAAGAGATCGTGAATTCAAATCTCCCTATAAAAAAATACATGACATTGAAGGTATTATTAATGATCACAAATCACAATAATACAACACACAGATTATGGGTTTgtgattgtaaaaaaaaaaaaattataaaagctgGAATTTAATTTCCATCAAAATTCTGTGAATATTAGAAATAATAATGTGAATAAATTTTGTAATTGAATCCTCGAATATAGAACAATAATGAACTTAATTGAATCTCTTTTTGGTGCTGAAATTTAATGGAATATTAATGTCATAGGTGCCAATATGGATACTAGGGgctattcttttaaaaaaatataaagtaaatatATGAAGTTTTTCAaatgttatttacttatttatcaaaataacGACATATTTATTAATCGACTTACCATTTTATTTTAGGatttaattcattaattattcTCAATTTTAAACAAAACTTTTTTAACTGAACTTTTAGTAGTGTAACGTAACATTATCCaaattgaaagataaattaatTCTTGGATcctttagtttaaaaatttgaaatgaaataatCCACCATAGGTCAACCATAGCAGTAGAAATTTCAAAAGATGACGGTAATGTAAATTATCCAGCACCAATTATCTCATCAACAGTTTAAACTTTAAACAACATTAACTTGCAAATTATTGcaaaattattttcattggtgCTACAATGTCttcttgattaaaaaaaaaaaatcctatagATGTTAAAATCATCATTCTACCAACAAAAACAAGCATATAAGCAAGCCTGTCCCAGAATCATGCATTCATACTTTGAAAATAATTCTAGGGCGATCAAACTAGCCCCTCTTGCTTAATGGGAATGGATCTTCTTGGACAGAAAGTTAATTTAACTGAGAGGGTCATGCATTGAATCTTATCATCAAGTTAACGATCTCAGTTGATGGAACGAGACAACATTTCAATATCTAGGTCACAATCGATTTACCTTTTCCCATAAAACTATCAAACTATCTCCTTCAGTGCATGTCTCCTCCAACCTTATTTATTACCTTAACAAAAATTTAAGTTGCCTTTtcaatatatattcttttttttttggtagatGGCTTGTTAATTTTTGATTAATTTCTTAACtaagaaagtaaaaatattttttttatcatgtataatatattataaatactaCATGCGGACAACACAAATTACTCGTTAGGAGCTTGTAAGAAACACTAGAAGCAGCCCTATTATTTTCATTTCAACATATCAATAATGCAATATTTACTTATAAATAAATACTTAATGATAAAcaacaatatatattatatatttatattatattatataaaacatGCATCATAGACGTTGGCTACATGAAGGCACCGTCCATTAACTATGTGCTCAAAATTCAAACAATACGAAAGTAATCAAACCATAAATAAAGGGCATGAAATGATGAAAGTACCTTCCCCCCTGTGCTTTTATAACTGAAAAATAGTCAAGACGTGTTTTCAATTGCTTTAATAGCTTAAAGGCAAAACTAGCGCAATTTGATAACCATTCAAACAAAATAAAGCCTTGCAAATTACTACTAGAAAATAGAAAGCTAGTACATTGTTCATTTAACACACAAGTCTCTCAAAAATTGAAAATAGATGCAATCCTCATATAAAAGCCAGCCTAGTAGAAGAATCCCAACACTTTACCCCCAGCGTTCTTTCTCCTAGCCTCTTCGTGATCCATGATACCAGCAGAGGTAGTCAAAACAATATACCCAAACTGCATGATTTGTGCATTCAAAGGTCAAGGTCCAGAGGAGAAACCATATGAAAAGAAACAACCAAGACAATATAAAGTAGTTCAATGTTGTATTCAATGACACAACATCAGGAACAGCAAGCTCACacctaaattgaaaatttgatacaCCCTCTTATAAATACCTAGTACCCACAGGACATGAAATGGATCGATTCACTGATACTTGCATAACAATGAGTGAAATAATAATGTAAGTTTTAAACTATCAATTGATCAACTAGTTTATGATATGATCTTCTATAAGT includes:
- the LOC140175219 gene encoding uncharacterized protein, translated to MISGGFGGGGLTKSSRKRHLKEVYQVGGEAPDLPTISFTKEDEQCINLGHDDPVVITMILANAHLHRTLVDQKSSTDILFKPAFDKLRLDEKELRAYPDTLYGLGDTPIKPLGFIPLYTTFRNEIKSKTLSIDFIVVDVGLAYNDLIGRTTLNRLGAVMSTPHLCMKFPTPEGIATIRGDQKLTRKCYNESLNLRGKGKKVHTI